A DNA window from Microbacterium sp. CGR2 contains the following coding sequences:
- the ptsP gene encoding phosphoenolpyruvate--protein phosphotransferase: MTEAMPAPENTPSEAGADAERARVRDAVSRVARELTARGETAGGAAQEVLEAQAMIAEDPTLQDEVDSRIDAGATAEWAVHDAFAGFRATLEAVGGYLGERAADLDDIAQRVLADLRGVDAPGIPTPGHPFVLVARDLAPADTALLDLDQVLALITVDGGPTSHTAILAREKGIVAVVGVPEAAALTTGQTVIVDAAASVVTTDPTDHDKDRAAQRAAARQSSDSAPMTPGALADGTPVALLANLGKPGDAADAVARGAEGVGLFRTEFLFLSSAQAPTVAQQRESYRELLEAFPGKKVVVRVLDAGADKPLAFLNDAHEENPALGLRGLRALRASEDILREQLTALAEADASTDSDLWVMAPMVTTVEETAYFTTLAREYGLKTAGVMVEVPAIALLADRVLPHADFASIGTNDLTQYTMAADRMLGSVAGFQDPWHPAVLRLVREVADAGARLGKPVGICGEAAADPLLAVVLVGLGATSLSMAPSALADVRRTLSEHTLDDAARLAEAALAADDAASARKAVATLAAEPSSHKKETTS; this comes from the coding sequence ATGACGGAGGCGATGCCCGCCCCCGAGAACACGCCGAGCGAAGCCGGGGCCGACGCCGAGCGAGCGCGCGTGCGTGACGCGGTCTCACGCGTCGCCAGGGAGCTGACGGCACGCGGTGAGACAGCAGGCGGCGCCGCGCAAGAGGTACTCGAAGCGCAGGCGATGATCGCCGAAGACCCGACGCTCCAGGACGAGGTCGACAGCCGGATCGACGCCGGCGCCACCGCGGAGTGGGCCGTGCATGACGCCTTCGCCGGATTCCGCGCCACACTGGAGGCAGTCGGCGGCTATCTGGGCGAGCGTGCTGCCGATCTCGACGACATCGCTCAGCGCGTGCTCGCCGATCTGCGCGGGGTCGACGCCCCGGGAATCCCCACCCCCGGGCATCCCTTCGTGCTCGTCGCACGCGATCTCGCGCCCGCCGACACCGCACTGCTCGACCTGGATCAGGTGCTCGCACTGATCACCGTCGACGGCGGTCCCACGTCGCACACGGCGATCCTCGCGCGGGAGAAGGGCATCGTCGCTGTCGTCGGCGTCCCCGAGGCGGCGGCGCTCACCACCGGCCAGACCGTGATCGTGGATGCCGCCGCCAGCGTCGTCACCACCGACCCGACCGACCACGACAAGGATCGTGCCGCCCAGCGTGCGGCGGCCCGCCAGTCGTCGGACTCCGCCCCCATGACCCCCGGCGCCCTCGCCGACGGCACCCCGGTGGCCCTCCTGGCGAATCTGGGCAAGCCCGGCGACGCCGCGGATGCGGTGGCACGCGGAGCGGAAGGTGTCGGGCTCTTCCGCACCGAGTTCCTCTTCCTCTCCTCGGCGCAGGCCCCGACCGTCGCCCAGCAGCGAGAGTCCTACCGGGAGCTCCTCGAGGCGTTCCCGGGCAAGAAGGTCGTCGTCCGCGTGCTGGATGCCGGTGCCGACAAGCCTCTCGCCTTCCTCAACGATGCGCACGAAGAGAATCCTGCTCTCGGTCTCCGCGGTCTCCGCGCCCTTCGCGCCAGCGAGGACATCCTCCGCGAACAGCTCACCGCTCTCGCCGAGGCTGACGCGTCGACCGACTCCGACCTGTGGGTCATGGCCCCGATGGTGACGACCGTCGAGGAGACGGCGTACTTCACCACCCTCGCGCGCGAATACGGGTTGAAGACCGCCGGCGTCATGGTGGAGGTGCCCGCGATCGCATTGCTGGCCGACCGGGTGCTCCCGCACGCCGACTTCGCCTCCATCGGCACCAACGACCTCACCCAGTACACGATGGCGGCCGACCGGATGCTCGGCTCCGTCGCCGGATTCCAGGATCCGTGGCATCCGGCAGTCCTCCGTCTCGTGCGCGAGGTCGCGGACGCGGGCGCCCGCCTGGGCAAACCGGTCGGCATCTGCGGCGAGGCCGCAGCGGATCCGCTGCTGGCCGTGGTCCTCGTCGGACTGGGCGCGACGAGCCTCTCGATGGCGCCGTCTGCTCTGGCCGACGTCCGCCGCACTCTCTCCGAACACACCCTCGACGACGCCGCGCGCCTCGCCGAGGCCGCTCTCGCCGCCGATGACGCGGCATCCGCCCGAAAGGCCGTGGCGACGCTCGCCGCGGAACCCTCCTCACACAAGAAAGAGACGACATCATGA
- a CDS encoding PTS mannitol transporter subunit IICB, with translation MTTTSSATTKPGGLRVGVQRFGTFLSGMIMPNIAAFIAWGFITMLFIPAGFFGAKSPFGWHWAPVAEIIGGGGDAAVIQWQGAMTAVAEGDAGNIFAYVGLVGPMVTYLLPLLIANTAGRMVYGERGGVVASIATVGVIVGTNIPMFLGAMIMGPLAAWITKRMDRLWEGKIRPGFEMLVNNFSAGILGMLLAIFGFFAFGPVMLAISTALGAAVDWLVVLNLLPLVSIIVEPAKVLFLNNAINHGVFTPLGIDQAAETGKSILFLIESNPGPGLGLLLAFSFFGVGVAKASAPGAAIIQFFGGIHEIYFPYALSKPTTILALIAGGAAGVTTNMLLGGGLVFPAAPGSIIAVTAAALGAGVGNLMVVYLSVIIAAVVTFLITGVILRASRKRDLEAEGDSFGAAIAQTEANKGKSSAAMDALRASGTATAGTAAAGAAGTAVADRTISTVVFACDAGMGSSAMGASVLRNKFKKEGVEGVTVTNQSIANLDGSADLVITQQQLTDRARSKSPNSIHVSVDNFMNSPKYEEVVEMVRDQRKEA, from the coding sequence ATGACGACGACGTCATCCGCCACCACCAAACCCGGTGGTCTCCGCGTAGGCGTGCAGCGATTCGGCACATTCCTCTCCGGAATGATCATGCCGAACATCGCGGCGTTCATCGCCTGGGGCTTCATCACGATGCTCTTCATCCCCGCCGGATTCTTCGGCGCCAAGAGCCCGTTCGGCTGGCACTGGGCTCCGGTCGCCGAGATCATCGGCGGCGGCGGCGACGCTGCCGTGATCCAGTGGCAGGGCGCGATGACCGCCGTTGCTGAAGGTGACGCCGGCAACATCTTCGCCTATGTCGGGCTGGTGGGCCCGATGGTGACATACCTCCTGCCCCTGCTCATCGCGAACACCGCCGGCCGCATGGTCTACGGCGAGCGCGGTGGAGTCGTCGCCAGCATCGCCACGGTGGGTGTCATCGTCGGCACGAACATCCCGATGTTCCTCGGCGCGATGATCATGGGGCCGCTCGCCGCATGGATCACCAAGCGGATGGACCGGCTGTGGGAAGGCAAGATCCGCCCCGGTTTCGAGATGCTGGTGAACAACTTCTCCGCCGGCATCCTGGGCATGCTCCTCGCGATCTTCGGGTTCTTCGCCTTCGGTCCGGTGATGCTCGCCATCAGCACCGCACTGGGTGCCGCGGTGGACTGGCTCGTCGTGTTGAACCTGCTTCCGCTCGTGTCGATCATCGTCGAGCCCGCGAAGGTGCTGTTCTTGAACAACGCCATCAACCACGGCGTGTTCACCCCGCTCGGCATCGACCAGGCCGCGGAGACGGGCAAGTCGATCCTGTTCCTCATCGAATCGAACCCCGGCCCGGGCCTCGGCCTGCTGCTCGCCTTCAGCTTCTTCGGCGTCGGCGTCGCGAAGGCGTCGGCACCGGGAGCGGCGATCATCCAGTTCTTCGGCGGCATTCACGAGATCTACTTCCCGTACGCGCTGAGCAAGCCCACCACGATCCTCGCGCTGATCGCGGGTGGCGCCGCCGGTGTCACCACGAACATGCTCCTCGGCGGCGGTCTCGTCTTCCCCGCGGCTCCCGGCAGCATCATCGCCGTCACCGCGGCGGCCCTCGGCGCCGGCGTCGGGAACCTGATGGTCGTCTATCTCTCGGTGATCATCGCCGCCGTCGTGACCTTCCTCATCACCGGCGTCATCCTGCGGGCCTCTCGCAAGCGTGACCTCGAGGCCGAGGGCGACTCCTTCGGCGCCGCGATCGCCCAGACCGAGGCCAACAAGGGCAAGTCGTCCGCCGCGATGGACGCCCTGCGTGCCTCAGGAACCGCCACGGCGGGCACCGCGGCCGCAGGTGCCGCCGGTACGGCCGTCGCCGACCGCACGATCTCGACGGTGGTCTTCGCGTGCGACGCCGGCATGGGCTCGTCGGCCATGGGCGCGAGCGTCCTCCGCAACAAGTTCAAGAAGGAAGGGGTCGAAGGCGTCACCGTCACGAACCAGTCCATCGCGAACCTCGACGGCTCGGCCGACCTCGTGATCACGCAGCAGCAGCTGACCGATCGGGCCCGGTCCAAGTCACCGAACTCCATCCATGTCTCGGTCGACAACTTCATGAACTCCCCGAAGTACGAAGAGGTCGTCGAGATGGTGCGCGACCAGCGAAAGGAAGCATGA
- a CDS encoding PTS sugar transporter subunit IIA, with amino-acid sequence MSVLTPEQVRIHPGSVTREAALQEATDILVSVGAVTPAYVDAMRQREETVSTYMGNGLAIPHGTNDAKDAILASALSVVRYDGGVDWAGEPATFVIGIAGVGDEHLEILSRIAILFSEEDDVARLSAAQTAEELYALLSEVNEG; translated from the coding sequence ATGAGCGTTCTCACCCCCGAGCAGGTGCGCATCCACCCCGGCAGCGTCACCCGCGAAGCAGCCCTGCAGGAGGCCACCGACATCCTGGTGTCGGTCGGGGCGGTCACCCCCGCCTACGTCGACGCGATGCGTCAGCGTGAGGAGACGGTGTCGACCTACATGGGCAACGGGCTCGCGATCCCGCACGGCACCAACGATGCCAAGGACGCCATCCTGGCGTCGGCACTGTCGGTGGTCCGCTACGACGGCGGCGTCGACTGGGCCGGGGAGCCGGCGACCTTCGTCATCGGAATCGCCGGGGTCGGCGACGAGCACCTGGAGATCCTCTCCCGCATCGCGATCCTGTTCTCCGAGGAAGACGACGTCGCCCGGCTCTCCGCCGCGCAGACGGCGGAAGAACTCTACGCGCTGCTGTCGGAGGTGAACGAAGGATGA
- a CDS encoding mannitol-1-phosphate 5-dehydrogenase encodes MRAVHFGAGNIGRGFVGLLLHQGGYEVVFSDVAETLVDALNAVDSYTVHEAGPGGTDHVVTGFRAVNSRSNPDAVAEAIALADVVTTAVGPTVLRFVAPAIVAGLARRSPDAAPLQVMACENAIGATDLLRTEIEAAAGAEAGTLLSRAVFANTAVDRIVPGQPADAGIDVTVEPYFEWAIESGPFGENLPNIPGAHFVDELGPYIERKLFTVNTGHAATAYFGARAGIERISDALADPDIAGRVSAALEETSAVLVAEHGLDPAELAAYRATILERFRNPALIDTVQRVGRQPLRKISRHERFIGPAAMAAERGLPSDALLDAVAAALEFDDPADEQAVELQRLLRAEDAETLTARTTGLDSRHPLFPAVRDAVAARQEALDAV; translated from the coding sequence ATGAGAGCGGTCCACTTCGGGGCCGGCAACATCGGACGCGGATTCGTCGGCCTGCTGCTGCATCAGGGCGGGTACGAGGTCGTGTTCTCCGACGTGGCCGAAACGCTGGTCGATGCCCTCAACGCGGTGGACTCCTACACTGTTCACGAGGCCGGCCCCGGGGGGACCGATCACGTCGTCACAGGCTTTCGGGCCGTCAACAGCCGCTCGAATCCGGATGCCGTCGCCGAGGCGATCGCCCTGGCGGATGTCGTCACCACCGCTGTCGGTCCGACCGTACTGCGCTTCGTCGCCCCCGCGATCGTCGCCGGACTCGCACGCCGCTCGCCCGACGCTGCTCCGCTGCAGGTGATGGCGTGCGAGAACGCCATCGGTGCGACCGATCTGCTCCGGACCGAGATCGAGGCGGCCGCCGGAGCGGAAGCGGGGACTCTCCTCTCTCGCGCAGTCTTCGCCAACACCGCGGTCGATCGCATCGTGCCGGGTCAGCCCGCCGATGCGGGAATCGACGTCACGGTGGAGCCGTACTTCGAGTGGGCGATCGAGTCCGGGCCGTTCGGCGAGAACCTGCCGAACATCCCCGGGGCGCATTTCGTCGACGAACTCGGTCCGTACATCGAACGGAAGCTGTTCACGGTGAACACCGGACATGCCGCCACGGCCTACTTCGGGGCCAGGGCCGGGATCGAGCGCATCTCCGACGCGCTGGCGGACCCGGATATCGCCGGGCGCGTGTCCGCGGCGCTGGAGGAGACTTCTGCGGTTCTCGTCGCCGAGCACGGCCTCGATCCCGCTGAGCTCGCGGCCTATCGCGCCACCATCCTCGAGAGGTTCCGCAACCCGGCACTGATCGACACGGTGCAGCGAGTCGGACGACAGCCGCTGCGCAAGATCTCGCGACATGAGCGATTCATCGGCCCTGCGGCGATGGCTGCCGAACGAGGTCTGCCCTCGGACGCGCTGCTCGACGCGGTCGCCGCCGCGCTGGAATTCGACGACCCCGCCGACGAACAGGCCGTCGAGCTCCAGCGGCTCCTGCGCGCCGAGGACGCCGAGACCCTCACCGCGCGCACGACGGGCCTCGACTCGCGGCATCCGTTGTTCCCCGCCGTTCGGGACGCGGTCGCCGCACGTCAAGAGGCACTCGACGCGGTGTGA
- a CDS encoding alpha/beta hydrolase: MQRRRGRRVLKWVLWGLAIIVVLGVAGIVAWSQIGVMAAEPEQLETVQENPGITVEDAEQGIVLSPADGESDQGLVFIPGAKVDPWAYAAILQGLAEDGVTVVITRPWLNLAFFDPRGLDSFTSAAPDVDSWSVGGHSLGGVRACQLAVDADALVLFGSYCSNDLSETGLPVLSLAGSEDGLSTPDKIDAARDELPADAELVEIEGASHASFGDYGPQDGDGVPTISPEDMHAEVTELTTSFLDDVPR; this comes from the coding sequence GTGCAGAGAAGACGGGGACGACGCGTCCTGAAATGGGTGCTCTGGGGCCTCGCGATCATCGTGGTCCTCGGGGTCGCAGGAATCGTCGCCTGGAGCCAGATCGGCGTGATGGCCGCCGAGCCCGAGCAGCTCGAGACCGTGCAGGAGAACCCCGGCATCACCGTCGAGGATGCGGAGCAGGGAATCGTGCTCTCCCCCGCCGACGGGGAGTCGGATCAGGGGTTGGTCTTCATCCCCGGCGCCAAGGTCGATCCGTGGGCGTACGCCGCCATCCTGCAGGGTCTGGCGGAAGACGGCGTCACCGTGGTGATCACCCGGCCCTGGTTGAACCTGGCGTTCTTCGATCCGCGCGGTCTCGACTCGTTCACCTCGGCCGCCCCGGATGTCGACAGCTGGAGCGTCGGCGGGCACTCCCTGGGTGGCGTGCGCGCGTGTCAGCTCGCGGTCGACGCGGACGCCCTGGTGCTGTTCGGGTCGTACTGCTCGAACGACCTCTCCGAGACGGGGCTGCCGGTACTCAGTCTCGCGGGCAGCGAAGACGGACTGTCCACCCCCGACAAGATCGATGCGGCGCGCGACGAGCTGCCCGCGGATGCCGAGCTGGTGGAGATCGAGGGCGCCTCGCACGCCTCGTTCGGCGACTACGGTCCTCAAGACGGCGACGGTGTTCCGACGATATCCCCCGAGGACATGCACGCCGAGGTGACCGAACTCACGACGAGCTTCCTCGACGACGTGCCGCGCTGA
- a CDS encoding carbohydrate kinase family protein — MSSPSVFVAGPASWNTIILLDRLPEPVPHMQFAEQAWETVGGTSAGKALALTGLGRSTLLYAQAADDEHGRRIRETLHAAGVAVRWAEGATERHVNLMTREGGRVSLYLATPQAATGEQDDALRSAMAEADAVVLDLAAEPLRLLPLARSTGKPIWVDVHDYDGEAEFHRPFLAAADAVFCNADRLDDPLAFLHACITNGAHLAVCTLGADGAVAVDADGTEHRVAAVPVEVVDTNGAGDAFLAGVLDARLSGADVDAALVAGARSAASVLGTRHLHPSLDLVLSTSV, encoded by the coding sequence ATGTCCTCACCCTCCGTCTTCGTCGCAGGCCCCGCGTCATGGAACACGATCATCCTGCTGGACCGGCTCCCCGAACCCGTCCCGCACATGCAGTTCGCCGAGCAGGCATGGGAGACCGTCGGAGGGACCAGTGCCGGTAAAGCGCTGGCCCTCACCGGGCTCGGTCGCTCGACGCTGTTGTACGCGCAGGCAGCTGACGACGAGCACGGACGTCGGATTCGCGAGACGCTTCACGCGGCCGGTGTCGCCGTGCGCTGGGCGGAGGGCGCGACGGAGCGCCACGTGAACCTGATGACCCGAGAAGGCGGGCGGGTGTCGCTGTACCTCGCCACACCCCAGGCGGCGACCGGTGAGCAGGACGACGCGTTGCGGTCTGCGATGGCGGAGGCGGATGCCGTCGTGCTCGACCTCGCTGCGGAACCGCTTCGCCTGCTGCCGCTCGCCCGCTCGACGGGGAAGCCGATCTGGGTGGACGTGCACGACTACGACGGCGAAGCGGAGTTCCACCGTCCGTTCCTGGCGGCGGCGGATGCCGTCTTCTGCAACGCCGACCGACTCGACGACCCGCTCGCGTTCCTGCATGCGTGCATCACGAACGGGGCACACCTCGCGGTCTGCACGCTCGGGGCGGACGGTGCGGTGGCGGTCGACGCCGACGGCACGGAGCACCGCGTGGCCGCCGTTCCCGTGGAGGTCGTCGACACCAACGGCGCGGGTGACGCCTTCCTCGCGGGGGTCCTCGATGCGCGTCTCTCCGGAGCGGACGTGGATGCTGCGCTGGTGGCCGGGGCGCGGTCGGCCGCGTCGGTGCTGGGGACTCGGCATCTGCACCCGAGCCTCGACCTTGTCCTCTCGACCTCGGTGTGA
- a CDS encoding polysaccharide deacetylase family protein produces the protein MASGGKRRVGVVAIIAGASVLVAGSAAVLIRMHQEPADAVPRAGAALIPHPLTPAQQLIADADDPLACAVTFLGDGAPSDPVLQRQDALYAALPIVTAEGRVFAGWYPTEEDARTFNAAERVNGADRVVCDDQHVELFSAWKTPAENAAEDTQVPILMYHQFTTRAEGEDGWLRGNYAYIGDFDAHMEHIATTGFYLPTWDELSAFIDGRLHLPARSVIITDDDADQTWFDLAVPVIDKHEVLATSFMVTAYRQDPPPSIYVLRRSHTHDMHQPGDDGNGRMVNWTADEIAADLDTSGDILGVREVIAYPFGHHNDTSKSGVTQAGFEMARTIEPGSVQVGTDKLALPVVRIDFGMGLDALISRIG, from the coding sequence GTGGCTTCCGGGGGGAAGAGACGCGTCGGCGTCGTCGCGATCATCGCCGGCGCCTCGGTGCTCGTGGCGGGTTCGGCAGCGGTCCTCATCCGGATGCACCAGGAGCCTGCGGACGCCGTGCCGCGAGCCGGCGCTGCGCTGATACCGCACCCGCTCACCCCGGCACAGCAGCTGATCGCCGACGCCGACGATCCGCTGGCGTGCGCGGTGACCTTCCTCGGCGACGGCGCGCCCTCCGATCCGGTGCTGCAGCGGCAGGATGCGCTGTATGCGGCTCTGCCGATCGTCACGGCAGAGGGGCGGGTGTTCGCCGGCTGGTATCCCACGGAGGAGGACGCGCGGACCTTCAACGCGGCCGAGCGCGTGAACGGCGCCGACCGGGTCGTGTGCGACGATCAGCACGTCGAGCTGTTCAGCGCATGGAAGACCCCGGCCGAGAACGCTGCCGAGGACACTCAGGTCCCGATTCTGATGTATCACCAGTTCACGACCAGGGCCGAAGGCGAAGACGGCTGGTTGCGCGGGAACTACGCATACATCGGCGATTTCGACGCGCACATGGAGCACATCGCGACGACCGGCTTCTACCTGCCGACCTGGGACGAGCTCAGCGCCTTCATCGACGGTCGGCTGCACCTTCCCGCCCGATCGGTGATCATCACAGACGACGATGCCGACCAGACGTGGTTCGACCTCGCGGTACCGGTCATCGACAAGCACGAGGTGCTGGCGACGTCGTTCATGGTGACGGCGTATCGTCAGGATCCGCCCCCGTCGATCTATGTCCTGCGCCGCTCGCACACGCACGACATGCATCAGCCGGGCGACGACGGGAACGGGCGGATGGTCAACTGGACGGCGGATGAGATCGCTGCCGACCTCGACACCTCCGGTGACATCCTCGGGGTGCGCGAGGTCATCGCCTATCCGTTCGGGCATCACAACGACACTTCCAAGTCCGGAGTCACTCAGGCGGGCTTCGAGATGGCCCGCACCATCGAGCCCGGGTCCGTGCAGGTGGGCACCGACAAGCTCGCCCTCCCCGTCGTGCGCATCGACTTCGGCATGGGGCTCGACGCGCTCATCTCGCGCATCGGGTGA
- a CDS encoding adenosine deaminase yields MSIEANGDVTVGGVSLRSLPKVSLHDHLDGALRPATILELADSAGIEVPASNPAALGKWFATQSDSGSLVEYLKTFDLTTAVMQTEEALTRVAREFVQDLAHDGVIYGEVRWAPEQHLTGGLTLDQAVEAVQQGIEEGEDAADRDGRSIRVGQLITAMRHTDRAREIAELAVSFRGRGAVGFDIAGPEDGFPPSNHRAAFDYLAENFFPVTVHAGEAAGLASIRSALLDGRALRLGHGVRIAEDLQVVTQEGDEVQVQFGDLARWVRDREIPLELSPSSNLQTGAVAAWGDTLADHPFDLLYQLGFAVTVNVDNRTMSATSLTRELALLVQTFEYDLDDLETFQFNAAAATFLPVEEREELVEMIAEGFDI; encoded by the coding sequence ATGTCGATCGAAGCGAACGGCGATGTCACCGTCGGTGGCGTCTCCCTGCGCAGCCTGCCCAAGGTCTCGCTGCACGACCACCTCGACGGTGCGCTGCGGCCGGCGACGATCCTGGAGCTCGCAGACTCGGCCGGCATCGAGGTTCCGGCGTCGAATCCGGCCGCCCTCGGAAAGTGGTTCGCGACGCAGAGCGACTCCGGTTCGCTGGTCGAGTACCTGAAGACTTTCGACCTGACCACGGCCGTGATGCAGACCGAAGAGGCGCTCACGCGGGTCGCGCGCGAGTTCGTCCAGGATCTCGCCCACGACGGCGTGATCTACGGAGAGGTGCGCTGGGCGCCGGAACAGCACCTGACCGGGGGCCTCACGCTCGACCAGGCCGTCGAAGCCGTGCAGCAGGGCATCGAGGAGGGCGAGGACGCAGCGGACCGCGATGGGCGCAGCATCCGCGTCGGTCAGCTGATCACCGCCATGCGCCACACCGACCGGGCACGCGAGATCGCCGAACTCGCGGTGAGCTTCCGCGGACGCGGCGCCGTGGGGTTCGACATCGCCGGGCCGGAAGACGGATTCCCGCCGTCGAATCACCGTGCTGCTTTCGACTATCTCGCCGAGAACTTCTTCCCGGTCACCGTCCACGCGGGCGAGGCGGCCGGGCTCGCGTCGATCCGCTCCGCGCTGCTGGACGGTCGGGCTCTGCGGCTCGGACACGGCGTCCGCATCGCGGAAGACCTGCAGGTCGTCACTCAGGAAGGCGATGAGGTGCAGGTGCAGTTCGGCGACCTCGCCCGGTGGGTGCGCGACCGCGAGATCCCGCTCGAACTGTCGCCGTCGTCCAACCTGCAGACGGGAGCGGTCGCGGCGTGGGGCGACACGCTGGCCGACCATCCGTTCGACCTGCTGTATCAGCTCGGATTCGCGGTGACGGTGAACGTCGACAACCGCACGATGAGCGCCACCTCGCTCACGCGCGAGCTCGCACTGCTCGTCCAGACGTTCGAGTACGACCTCGACGACCTGGAGACGTTCCAGTTCAACGCGGCCGCCGCCACGTTCCTCCCCGTGGAGGAACGTGAAGAGCTGGTCGAGATGATCGCCGAGGGTTTCGACATCTGA
- a CDS encoding thymidine phosphorylase: MTIEPFDAVDVIRAKRDGGRVPEPALRWMVDAYTRGYVSDAQMASFAMAIFQRGMERDEIRVLTDAMIASGERMSFAALGKKTVDKHSTGGVGDKITLPLAPLVACFGVAVPQLSGRGLGHTGGTLDKLESIPGWRAALSNEEMFAQMQGDVGAVICAAGSGLAPADKKLYALRDVTGTVEAIPLIASSIMSKKIAEGTDALVLDVKFGSGAFMQDIDRARELARTMVALGTDSGVATTALLTDMNVPLGLAIGNANEVRESVEILAGGGPADVRELTVALAREMLALAGQPDADVEAALDDGRAMDSWKAMIRAQDGDPDAALPTARETHVVTASSDGVIERMDALPFGIAAWRLGAGRARAEDPVIHEAGIDLHAKPGDRVVKGQPLFTLSAADEARFPRALEALEGAWALGSSGSSDAQRAPIVRERITA, encoded by the coding sequence ATGACCATCGAACCTTTCGACGCGGTCGACGTCATCCGCGCCAAGCGCGACGGGGGTCGCGTGCCCGAGCCGGCACTGCGCTGGATGGTCGACGCATACACGCGCGGCTACGTCTCCGACGCGCAGATGGCGTCCTTCGCGATGGCCATCTTCCAGCGGGGGATGGAGCGTGACGAGATCCGCGTGCTGACGGATGCCATGATCGCCTCGGGCGAGCGGATGAGTTTCGCCGCGCTCGGCAAGAAGACCGTCGACAAGCACTCCACCGGCGGAGTGGGCGACAAGATCACCCTCCCGCTCGCACCCCTGGTCGCCTGCTTCGGTGTGGCGGTCCCGCAGCTCAGCGGGCGCGGGCTCGGACACACCGGCGGCACCCTCGACAAGCTCGAGTCCATCCCCGGTTGGCGCGCGGCGCTGAGCAACGAGGAGATGTTCGCCCAGATGCAGGGCGATGTCGGAGCGGTCATCTGCGCGGCAGGGTCAGGCCTCGCGCCCGCGGACAAGAAGCTCTACGCCCTCCGCGATGTCACCGGCACGGTCGAGGCGATTCCGCTGATCGCGTCGAGCATCATGTCGAAGAAGATCGCCGAAGGCACAGACGCGCTCGTGTTGGACGTGAAGTTCGGCTCCGGAGCCTTCATGCAGGACATCGACCGTGCGCGGGAACTCGCCCGCACGATGGTCGCGCTGGGAACCGATTCCGGCGTCGCGACGACGGCTCTGCTGACCGACATGAACGTGCCTCTGGGCTTGGCGATCGGCAATGCCAACGAGGTCCGTGAATCCGTCGAGATCCTCGCAGGCGGGGGTCCGGCCGATGTCCGTGAGCTCACCGTCGCCCTCGCCCGAGAGATGCTGGCCCTCGCCGGGCAGCCGGACGCCGACGTCGAAGCGGCGCTCGACGACGGGCGTGCGATGGACAGCTGGAAGGCGATGATCCGAGCTCAGGACGGTGACCCGGATGCGGCACTGCCGACTGCTCGTGAGACGCATGTCGTCACCGCATCGTCCGATGGCGTCATCGAGCGCATGGACGCACTGCCGTTCGGTATCGCGGCGTGGCGCCTCGGCGCCGGTCGTGCGCGGGCGGAAGACCCGGTGATCCACGAGGCCGGAATCGACCTGCATGCCAAGCCGGGTGACCGTGTCGTGAAGGGGCAGCCGCTGTTCACGCTGTCTGCGGCCGACGAGGCGCGCTTCCCGCGCGCGCTCGAGGCGCTGGAAGGCGCCTGGGCGCTGGGGTCGTCGGGGTCGAGTGACGCGCAGCGTGCTCCGATCGTCCGCGAGCGCATCACTGCGTGA
- a CDS encoding cytidine deaminase → MTDIDWDELRQVATEAMTKAYAPYSRYRVGAAALVADGRIVAGCNVENASYGVTLCAECALVGDLHMSGGGQLVAFVCVNNDGQTIMPCGRCRQLLFEHAMPGMLLETVSGIRTIDEVLPDAFGPRDLEEAR, encoded by the coding sequence ATGACAGACATCGACTGGGACGAACTCCGTCAGGTCGCGACCGAGGCGATGACGAAGGCGTACGCACCGTACTCCCGGTACCGCGTCGGCGCGGCCGCGCTGGTGGCCGACGGTCGGATCGTCGCGGGCTGCAACGTCGAGAACGCCTCCTACGGGGTGACCCTGTGCGCGGAGTGCGCGCTGGTCGGTGACCTGCACATGTCCGGCGGCGGTCAACTCGTGGCGTTCGTGTGCGTCAACAACGATGGGCAGACGATCATGCCGTGCGGTCGGTGCCGCCAGCTGCTCTTCGAACACGCGATGCCCGGGATGCTGTTGGAGACGGTCTCCGGCATCCGCACGATCGACGAGGTGCTGCCGGATGCCTTCGGCCCGCGCGACCTCGAGGAGGCACGATGA